Genomic DNA from bacterium:
CCCTCGCAGCCCTCGCCCTCGCCGCAGGCCAGCACCCCGTCGACGACCGCGCGGTCGACGAGTCCGCGCAGGTCCTCGTCGGCATCGGTCCGGCCGAGCCAGGCCAGGGCGGCGTTGCGCCCGCGGCCCGGGCCCCGCAGCAGGCCGGTGAGCAGGTCGGGCCGGGCGGCCGGATCCCGCAGCCGGGCCAGCAGGGCCACCGCGGCGACCCGCGTGTCCAGGTCCGGATCGTCGAGCAGCGGCGCGACCGGCTCCGCGTCCTCCGGGCGCGGCGCCTCGGCCAGCACCGCCACCGCCCGGCGGCGCACGTCGGCCGCCTCGTGGCCGAGCAGCGGCCGCACGGCGTAGGCCACCGCCGGCGACGACACCCCCACCAGCATGTCCAGGGCGTAGATCGTCTCGCGCCGGTCGCCCCCGGCCAGGGCGCCCAGGAGCACCTCGAGGGTCTTGGCGTCGTCGAGCCGCACCCGCAGGTCGCTCAGGTCGATCTCGCGCCGGGAGATGGCCGCCCGGAACGAATCGACGTAGGCCCGCCGCATCATCAGGGCCAGCAGCAGCCAGACGAGCAGGAGCACCACCGTCACCGCGGCCACGTGCCGCAGGCCGAGCCCCAGCACGCTGCCCAGCAGCAGCAGCAGCCCGCCCGCGAGCCCCCGCGCCCAGCGGTCGACGAACATGTCGATGAAGACCTTGGTGCGCTTCTTCAGGGCCAGCGGAATGGGCAGGAAGAGCAGCTCGCGGCTCGTGCGGTCGAGGCTGTACTTCAGCACCATGTCGCCGCCCCGCAGCACCCGCGCCGCGGCCAGCCCCGGCACCGCGACCATGGCCACGGCGCCGACCAGCATCACCGCCGGCAGCACGAGCACCGTGTTGCCCACGCCGAACCAGCGGATCAGGCGCGGCGCCAGCAGCAGCTGGAACAGCAGCGACAGCAGGCTCATGCGCCCGTAGAAACGGCCCAGGAAGGCCGTCAGTTCGGTGCCGTCGCGGTAGGCCTGCCAGCTGACGGTCTTGAACTGGAAGTCGACGAAGCTGGCCGTCATCACCGTCAGCGAGATGATGCCCACCGTCAGCAGCAGATGGCGCGAGCGCAGGATCGACAGCACGACGCCCCGCAGGTCCGACCCCGTGGCGCCCTCCTCCGGACCGCTCTCGGGAATCACCTCGCGCCCCCGGGCCCGCCCCCGCCACACCAGGGCGCTCAGCCCGCCCGACACCGCCAGCACGCCCGCGCTGACGGCGAGCAGGTCGGTCGTGTCGAGGCCGAGGTTCTCGAGCAGGAAGCTGGTGATCTCCCCGCCGCAGAAGGCCCCGGCGATGCCCCCCACCGTGAGCAGGGGGAAGATGCGCTTGGCCTGGCTCGCGTCGAAGACCCCGTTGGCCTGCAGCCAGAACTGGCTCGTGGTGAGCCCCCCCGCCACGCCGACCCAGCTGTAGAAGACGTAGTACAGCCACGACGAACCCAGCGGCAGGGCCAGGCGCAGGAGCACCAGATTCGCCGCCAGGAAGCCGGTCGTCAGCAGCACCAGGCGGTCGAGGCGGCGGCGCGCCCCGGCGCGGGCGTAGGCGGCGGTGACGGGCGCGGCGATCAGCGCCGTCAGGATGTACACCAGGGGCAGGCGGTCGGGCGCCTGGTCGACCAGGAAGAGCGAGTCGCGGGCGGGTTTCAGGAGGTAGTAGAACAGCAGCAGCAGGAAGTAGTTCGCCCCCATCAGGAGGGCCATCCGCCGCTCGCCCCGACGCAGGTCGAGCAGGCTGCCGGCCAGCAGGCCCATCAGGCCGCCGCGACCGGCAGCAGCAGCGTGAACTCGGCGCCGCCCCCGGGGCGGTTGGCCGCCGTCAGCTCGCCGCCGTGCCGCGCGACGATGCGGCGGCTGATGAACAGGCCCAGCCCGGTGCCGGCGTCGGCGTCCTTGGTGGTGAAGCCGGCTTCGAAGAGGCGGTCGGCGCACACCTCGGGCAGGCCCGGACCGTCGTCGCTCACCCGCACCCGCACCCGTCCGTCGACCGTGTCGGTGGCGATGGTCACGTGCCCTCCCTCGCCCGTGGCCTGGCGCGCATTGAGCACCAGGTTCAGCAGCACCTGGCCCAGCGGGCCGGGCCAGCCGGACACCGGCGGCACCTCGCCGAGTTCGCGGTGCACGGTGACCACGTTCTTCAACTCGTGGTTCGTGAGCAGGAGGGTGCCTTCGACCAGGGCGTTCACGTCGACGGGCTCCGGCGCGGGCGTCTCGCCGCGTCCGGCCAGGCGCATCTCGCGCAGCAGGGCGTTGGTGCGGCCGAGGGCCTCGTCCAGCACCGGGCTCGTGCCCCGCAGCGCGCCGAGCACCTTCTGCAGGCGGGCACCGACCGCGGCCGCATCGGCGCCCGGCTGCTGGAGCTGCGCCACGGCCTCGGCCAGGTGGTCGACGGCCTTCTGCTGGGTGCCCACCGAGCAGCACACCGCGCCGAGGGGCGTGTTCAATTCGTGGGCGATGCCCGCCATGAGCCGACCGAGGGAGACCAGGCTCTCCTGCCGGGCGAGGGCCGCCGCGGCCGCGGCGAGTTCCGCCTCGCGACGCCGCAGGCGCCAGGTCTGGGCCAGCAGCAGCAGCGCCGCCAGGCCGAGGCCCGCCGCCAGCGCCGCCGTGACCACGCCGCCGCTCATGCCGGCTCCTTCTCGCCGCGCCGCTTCTCGCGCTTGCGGCCGGCCGCCGCGATCTCGCGGATCGACTGCACCTCCGGACCGCTCAGCTCGCGCACGGCCCCCACCTGCAGATCGCCCAGCCGGATGTCCCCGATGCGGATGCGCCGCACCACCGTGACCTTGTGCCGCAGGGTCTCGAGCATGCGCCGCAGCTGGCGCACCTTCCCCTCGCGCAGGGTGATGCTGACGACGGTGCGGTCCTGCATGCGCTCGATCACCCGCACCGTGCGCGGGCGGAAGAGGCCGAGGCCGGGCAGCTGCACGCCGGCCCCCATGACGCTGATCTCGATGTCGGTGAGGGCGCCGTCGACCTGCACCCGGAACTCCTGCTCCAGGCCGGGCGTGGTCGTCACCAGGGTGTTCCAGGCCGTGTCGTTGGACATGAGGATCAGGCCCTGGCTCTTGGCATCCATGCGGCCGGCGGCGGCCATGCCCGGCACGTCGGGCGGGAAGAAGTCGGCCACGTGGCGGCGGCCGGTGCCCTCGGCGGTGTCGCTGGTCACGCGCAGCGGCTTGTTCAACACGAAGTAGCGCATCTCCAGCCGCACGAGGGGGCGCCCGTCCAGGAAGATCGTCGCCCCCGGCTCGACGGTGCGGCCCGGATCGGTCACGATCTCGCTGCCGACCCGGACCCGGCCCTCGCGCACGTACCGCTCGGCTTCGCGCCGCGTGGCGTAACCCGACTTCAGGAGCGCCCGCGCCAGGCCGATGGCCCGGGCCGGATGCCACAGGGGCGCCTCGTCCCCGCGCGCGGCGCCGGGTCGCCGGCCGTGCTGTTGCCTCTTGCCGTTCTCGTCCATGGGGTGTGCCCGTGGCCTTTCGGGGTGCTGGGGCCACGCCGCGGAACGCGCGGCGCCGCCGGTCTCAGGACGTGGTCCAGATGAACATGATCGCGGCATACACGGCGAGGAGCAACAGCCCCCGCAGGCGGCCGACCTTCCCCCGCCCCAGGACGATCATCACGAACACGAGCAGGGTCACGAGCAGCATCGAGACGAGCTGCAGCTGGTTCGGCGACGGCGCCAGGGGCAGTTGCCGCAGGGGCGCCTGCCCGTCCTCGACGTTCAGGCCCCACACCAGGCCCACCGGGCCGGCCACCGCCAGGATGTTGAAGAGGTTCGAGCCGATGATGTTGCCGAGGGCCAGATCGTCCTCGTCCCGGAACGCGGCCACGATCGTGGTCGCCAGTTCCGGCAGGCTCGTGCCGACGGCCACCATGGTCAGGCCGATGACCGTCTCGGACACGCCGAAGGCGGCCGCCATGCGCACCGCCGCGTCGACGATGAGCTGCCCGCCCCCGGCCAGGCCGATCACGCCGCCCGCGACCATCAGGCCGCCCACGGCCATCTCGCGACCACGCCGGTCCGGCGCCACCTGCACCTCCGGCGCGGCCGGCACCAGGGCGCCCCGGTCGCGGTTGCGCCAGGTCCAGCCCATGAACGCGACGAAGCCCGCCACGAGCACCGCCGCGTCCAGCCGCGACAGGGTGCCGTCCCACACCTGCCACGCGAAGACCGCCGAGGCGGCCAGGGTGAAGGGCACCTCGTTGCGGCTCAGCCCCTTCTCCACGATCACGGGCCGGATGATGGCGGCCAGGGCCAGGATCAGGCCCAGGTTCGCCACGTTCGAGCCGACCACGTTGCCCAGGACGAGCCCCGACGACCCCTTCATGGCGCCCAGGATCGAGACGAAGAGTTCGGGCGCCGAGGTGCCGAAGGCCACCACCGTCAGGCCCACCACCACCGGCGGCACGCCCATCACCGCGGCGACGCGCGTGCCGCCGCTGATCAGCACCCAGGCGCCGCCGATCAGCAGCACGAGCCCGCCGCCGAAGATCAGGATATCGAGCGGGTTCAAGGCTGCGCCTCCAGGCGGGCCACCGCGCGCACCGGCGAGGCCTCCGTGCCGTGCAGCCGCAGGGGGAAGACCATCAGCTCCCAGCCCCGGTCCGGCACGCCGGACAGGTCGGCCAGGTTCTCGATGTTGATCAGGCCGGCCGGGGCGCAGATGTCGTGGGCCTCCTGGCCGCCGAAGGGATCGAGGCTGGGCGTGTCGAGCCCCACGCCCTTGAGGCCGGCGTCCGCCAGCCGGCGGGCCAGGGCCGGACTCAGGTACGACCAGCCCGCGTAGTAGCGCGGCGTGCCCCAGTGCCGGGCCAGGCCGGTGGCGAAGAGCACGAAGTCGATGCCCGCCAGGTCGTGGCCGTCGAGCAGTTCGGGACCGAGAGCGCCGGGCTTGTCGCCGTCGGGGCAGCGCACGACCAGGGCCGGGCCGCAGAAGCGTTCCAGCGGCATGGTGTCGACCGACGGGGCCCCGTCCAGGAAGTGCAGGGGCGCGTCGATGTGGGTGCCCACGTGGCAGCCGAAGCGGAGCGCGCTGCTCATGTGCGAGTCGGGGCCGTGCCGGCTCAGGCGGGAAATCTCGAGGGGCTGCCCGTCGCCGGGCCACTGGGGCATGTCCGGCACGATGGGGTGGCTCAGGTCGATCAGGTGCGGCAAGGGCATCGGTCTCCTGGTTGCGGGACGCGGCGCGGGGCGCGTCAGCCCGAAGGGAAGGACTCCACGCCGTCCAGCCGGCGCAACTCGCCCACCTCGAAGTCCGAGGCGAAGAGCAGCCGCTCGGCTTCGGCGAGCAGGTCGTCGAGCAGGGCCGCCGACCCGCTCACGGCGGACACGGCCACGAAGGCCCGCTGGGTCAACTCGGCGGGCCCGACCTGGGCGACGGCGAGGTCATGGTTGCGCAGTTTCCGGATCAGGGCCTGCAGGGGCGCGCGCCTCTCCTTGAGCGTGCGCGCTCCGGGCAGCACCAGGTCGGCGATCAGGGTGCCGGTGAAGATGCGGACGTCGTCCATGGCGGTCCTTCCGGGGTCGCACGGCCGTGTGCCCGACCAGTATAACCGTTGGAACGAACGGGCGAAACCGGCGTTTGGGCGGCCGGCGGCGGTCGCCGGCCCGGCCGGTGGCCGTCGTCCCCGCGGCGGGGCTCTGGTGCGACGGCCCCCCTGCTGGTACCATGTGGCGATCGGTCCGCTCCGGCCGGGCCCTGGGCCCCGCCGCCCGCGCCCTGGGAGGCGTCTGGCCCGAATCCTGCTGTGAACACGGCAGTTGTCGCATTCGCTACCGGCTCCGACGAGAGGCAGGACCACGATCCGTCCGCGCGCGCGCATGGCAAGCGCGCCCCCACCGGGGCGACGCCGGCCCCGGGGACTGTGGTTCCCCGTGGCACTGGCCCTGCTGTTCGGCGGCTGCGGCGACCGCATCGACGACGGATTCCCGTCCGCGACCGACCGGCAACCGGCCATCGCCCATCCGGCCCTCGAGCACGATCTCGGCGCCATCCACGGTGGCGGGGTGCTGCGGATCCTGACCCGCTACAACGCCACCAACTACTTCATCCACAAGGGCGGCCAGGCCGGCTTCGACTACGAGCTGGCCCTCCACTTCGCCCGCGAGCACGACCTGACCCTGGAGGTCGAGGTGGTCGACGACGACGCCGACCTCGTGTCGCTGCTCAACGCCGGCCGCGGCGACCTCGTCTGCGCCGGCCTGACCCCGGACGGGGACCTCGGCCGCTGGACGACCGCCACCCGCCCCACCAACTTCGTGCGCAAGGTGCTCGTCGTGGCCGAGGACTCGCCCATCGACGACGACCCGGCCTCCCTGAACCGCATGACAGTGACCGTGCCCGCGGGCGAGCCGAACCGCGAGGCGCTGCTGGCCTACCGGCGCGAGCACCGCCTGCACTTCTTCGTCACGGCGGGCCGGCCCGGCGCCGACCCGGAGGAGCTCCTCGCCGACGTGGCCGCCGGCCGCAGCGACGCGGTGGTGGTCGACGACATCGTCGCCCGCGCGACCATGAAGCACCTGCCCGGCCTGCGCATCGGGCCGGTGCTCGGCCCGCGCCAGCCCACCGTGTGGTACCTGCGCGAGAACTGCCCCGACCTGCGGGCGGCGGTGAACGAGTTCCTGCGCCGGCACATCTGGATGAGCGCCGACGGCGAGCCCCTGCGCAGCCGCACCTACGGCATCATCTACGACCGCTACTTCGAGAACCCCCTCACGATCCGGGGCTTCCGCGAGGCGGCCAACCGCCCCGATCTCAGCGGCGCCATCTCGCCCTACGACGACCTCATCCGGCGCAAGGCCGAGGAGGCGGGCTTCGACTGGCGCCTCATCGCGGCCCAGATCTACCAGGAGTCGCGCTTCTACCCCTTCGCGCGCAGCCGCGCCAATGCCCGGGGCCTGATGCAGGTGTTGCCCCGCTTCGGCGGTGCCCAGGGCGACAGCCTGTACGAGCCCGAGGCCAACCTCACCGCGGGCCTGCGCCTCATGCGCGCGACCTGGCTCAGCTACGCCTACCTCGACTCCCTCGACCGCCTGCGCTTCACCCTCGCGGAGTACCACGCCGGCCACGGCCACGTGACCGACGCCCGCCGCATCGCCATGGAGATGGGCCGCAATCCCAACCGGTGGGAGGGTTCGCTCGCGGTGACCTTGCCGCGGCTGATGGAGCGGCGCCACTTCAGCCGCGCCCGCCACGGCTACTACGGCGGCGCGGAGACGGTGTCCTACGTCGAGGAGATCCTCAACCGCTACCGCAGCTACATGCGGCTGGTGCCGCGCACGCCCGAGACCCCGCCGGACGTGCCGCCGGATGGGCCGCCGACCGAGTCCGGACCCGTCGACGTGACGGCCGTGCCCGAGCTGGCGATCCCGCCCGAACCGCGCTGAGGCGTCCGGCGTGCCGCCCGGCGCGCCCGACCACGACGCGGCGTCCGGCGCCGCGTCCGGTGCGGGTTCCGGCGCGCCGGATCTTCAGATGACCATGCGGATTTCGGGATGTCCGGCGAGCGAGGCGAAGATGGCGTTGCGTTCCGGTTCGTCCATGACCATGAGGTTCAGGCAGAGCGACACGTACTTGCCGCCGGACGAGGTGCGGCTCAGGCCGAGCTCGAACTCGCGGTCGCCGAAGTCGCCGTTGAGGGAGGCGGCCAGGCAATCGCGCACGGCGCCGCGCAGGGACTCCTCGCAGGTGCCGATCACCTTGAAGTCCCAGGGGCAGGGGTATTCGATGTCCGGGCGCTGACCGCCGTCGAGATCCATGGCTGCTCCGTGGGTTGCGTCGTGTCCGGCACAATCTCGGCACGACCGGCGGGGACGGCAAGTCCCCCGCCGGGCCGGGCCCCCGGCGCCGCGGTCCCGTTCGGCGGTTTGCCCCGGCACCGCCCTGTGCTAGGCTCCGCCCGGGAACCCGCTCCCGTCGCGCCGAACGCCACGTCTCCAGCCGAAAGGTCCCCGCCGCCGTGACGCGCCCGCGCCCTTCGCTTCTGCAACGTCCCCCGTGCGGGCCGGCCCTCGTGCTGGCCGTCGTCTGCGCCCTGTCCGGCGGCGGCGCGCACGCCACCTCGGCCCGCCTCGCCGCCCTCGGCGGCGGCGCCTACCTCGAGGACGACGCCAACGTCCTGCGCTGGTACGGCAGCGTCGTCGACTATCCGGACGCCCTCGTGCTCGACCTCGGCCACTTCACCCTGCCCGAGGGCTGGCACGACACCGCCGGCGCCCGGGTCTCCGGGCCGGCCCTCGGCGCCCACGTGCAGCCCGACTCGGCCGGCGTGTGGGGCGTGATCGCCGCCTACTGGCACGAACGGGGCGACGACACCGACCCCGGCTCCCTGGCCCGCGACCGCCTCGGCGCCACGGGCACCCTGGTCTGGGGCCGCCGCTTCGGCGCCGTGCAGCCGGCGCTGCTGGTGCGCGCGAGCCGGCGCGAGGACGTCAACCCCTACAACCGCCTGGGCACGCGCACCGAGTTCGGCGCCGGCCTGCGCTGGGACGTGGCCGACGGCGCCTACCTCGACCTGGCCGGCGAGACGCGGCGCCACGAGGAGACGGTCACCGAGGGGCCCGGCGTCGACACCGCCGGCGGCGACGGCCTCGGCCTGCGCGCCCGCGCCTTCCTGCGCGTCGGCGAACACACGGCCCTCGTGCCCCTGCTCGACTGGATCGCGGCCGACCGCCCCGTCGCCGCCCCGGCCGCCGACCTGGCGCGCTCCGTGCGCGGCCAGCGCCTGCAGGTGGGCGCCGGCCTGAACTGGTACCCCGATCCGGACCACGTGATGGTCGTCTCGGCCGAACACGCCCACACCCACGTCGACCTGCGCGGCGCCGCCTGGGACGACGCGCCGGCGGGCATCGCCGGCCGGCGCCGCGACACCTGGGCCCTGGCCGCCGGCTTCGAGTCGCGCTTCCGCCACTGGCTCATGTTCCGCGGCTCGTTCCGCTACGCCGACGTGAGCGAGGTCTCGGCCGACGGCGCCTTCCGCGACGACTGGGCCCGCTTCACGGTGAACCTGGGCGCGGCGGTGCAGCTCGGTCCGGCCGATCTCGACCTCGCCATCTGCGACCGCGAGCCCCGCCCCCTGGCGGGCGACACCGACCCCGCCCTCGCCGTCGATCCCTCCACCTGGCTGGGCCTGACCCTGCGCTGGCGCTACTGATCCCCGCGACGGGAGACCCCGTGCCCGAGACCATCTTCACCGGCCCCGCCCTCTACGCCCTGACCTGCGCCGTGCTGGTGGTGGCCCAGCTCGTGTACGTGCTCTTCGGCTTCGGCTCGGGGCTGATCACGGTCGGAGCCCTGGCGCTCGTCTTCCCCGACCTGCGCGACCCGGTGGTGATGGTGCTGCTGGTGAACCTGCCGGCCGAGGTGCTGGTGAGCTGGCGGTCGCGGCACGAGATCCGCTGGCGGCCGATCATGGGGCTCGGGGCGGGCATCGCCGTGGGCATTCCCGTGGGCGCGTGGCTGCTCGAGCGGGTGCCGACCACGCCGCTGCTGAAGGCCCTCGGTGTCTTCCTGGTGCTTGTGGGAGCGGTCTTCGCGGCCCTGCCGCCCGGCGGGCGCTGGCGGCCCCGGGGCGCGCTGGCGCCGCCGGTGGGCCTGGTCAGCGGGGTGCTCAACGGCCTGTTCGGCACGGGCGGGCCGCCGGTGATCATCTGGTACCACCTGGCCGACGTGGGCAAGAGCGCCTTCCGCGCCAACCTGATGACGATCTTCCTGCTGATGACCCTGGTGCGGGCCCCGAGCTACGCCGCGGCCGGCCTGATCACGACGCCCCGCCTGTGGTCGGCCCTGGCCGTGGCCCCGGCCGTGGTCTGCGGCGCCTGGTGGGGGCACCGGGCCCACGTGCGCATCTCCGAGCGCACCTTCCGGCGCCTGGTGGCGCTGCTGCTGGCCGTGATCGGCGCGGGCCTGCTGGCCCGCTGAGACCTCAGAACCCCAGCAGCACCCCGACCCGCACCACCTCGGTGTCGAAGCCCTCTTCGGGCTGCCGCACGTCGCCCGTGTCGGCGGCCTTCTCGGGCTGGTACAGGGGCAGGTCGCGGTTGTCGAACAGGAGCTGGCCCACCAGCGAGCGCGACCACCGCACGTCGATCAGCGCCGGTCCGGCGGCGAACTGGGCGCCCAGATGGAAGACGAGGTCGGTGTCCTTGTACCCGAACTCCTCGCTCGGAATGCCCGGGAACTCGGACCAGCTCTCCTTCACCTTCAGGCCCACGGATCCGCCCAGGTAGACGCCGGGCTGCAGCGGCAGCGCCGCGGCGCGGGCGCCGAACAGCAGGGTCGGCTCGACCACGTGCAGGGTGACGGAGGCGTCCTCGGTGATGAAGCCGTCGACCGGATCGGAGAAGGCGATGGGATGGCTGCCCTTCTTCTGCACGTAGTCGACGGTGGCGCGCACGAAGAGGAACGGGTGGCTCCAGGCGAGGTCGCTTCCCGCGCTGAGCCAGACGCCGTCGCCCTCGGCGTCGAGGCCCACGTCGGCGCGGGTCCAGCCGCCGCCGACGAGGAAGGCCGCCGCCGGCGTCGGCCGGAGAGCCGCGGACAGGGCGAGGACAAGAAAGGCGCCGGACGCCGCAAGGGTCCGCATGCGGGTATGGGTTCGGCCAGGCACGTGGTCATCTCCCGTCGGCTGGAATGGTGAAGGCCCCGATCAGGATACGGCCCGCCGCCGCCCCGGGCAACGCTCAGCGGACCAGCGCCATGCGCGTCACGCGCACCTCGCCGTCGGCCACGAGCCGGGCGAAGTAGGTGCCCGAAGCGACGGCCCGTCCCGCGGCATCGGTGCCGTCCCACACCGCGGCGTGCCGGCCGGCCGGCCGGCGGCCCGCCACCAGCTCGCGCACCAGGTGGCCGCGCACGTCGTGCACGCGCAGGCTCACGTCCGTCGCGCGGGGCAGAGCGTAGCGCACCTCGGTGCGCGGGTTGAACGGATTCGGCACCGCCCCGGACAGGGCCACGGCGGCGGGCAGGTCGCCCTCGGGCGCCGCCGTGACCTCGTTCACGTAGAGCACGAGCGAAACCACCGCCACCGGCTGGTCCGGATCGTTGCTCGCCACCGTCAGCACCGCCACGTGGGGCCCCGCCGCGAGGCCCGTCGCGTCGAAGCGCACCTGCACCTCGTCGGCGCCGCCGGGCGCCACGGTTCCGGCCAGCGGCGACACCGACACCCAGGGCAGGAATCCCGGCGGCTCGAAGCGGATGGCGTAGCCGGGCCGGAGGGCCCCCGGCGCGTCGTGCACCGCCGTGAGGCCGTCGTCGCTGGCGTCGTTCTCGATGCCCACGGTGCACGAGCCCGCCGTCCCCACCGCCGCGTAGCGGCAGGTGATCGACCCGTCGGCCGCCAGCTCGACCTGGCAGGTGACGAGCTCGTCGGTGCCGTAGCGGGGCACGTCGGTGTACTGGACCAGGAAGCGGTCGTTGGCCCCGTCGGCCCACCAGCTCACCAGCCCGCCCGCCGACGGGTCCAGGTCGTCCCAGAACGCCGCCACCACCGCGTGGGGCGCCGCGCCGTCGGGCAGCGGGGCGTTGAGGTACGGGCTGCCCGTCGAGGCGAAGCTGAGGAAGCCGTTGGTGTCGATGCGCACCGTGTCGCGCGGCGCGCCGTAGAAGACGAAGGGGAAACCGAGGGCCACCGGTCCATGGCTGTAGTCGTCGGCGGGGGGCAGCGCCTGGCCGCCGCCCGGCAGGTCGACCCAGCCGAAGAGCGGCCCGTCGGGCGCATCGCTGTCGGTCCAGGTGTAGCCGTAGCCGTCCGGCCCGCCCGCCCCCGTCGGTCGGATCACGACCGTCGCCGCCGGCTCGACACCCTTGGCCGACGGGGCCGGACTCGGCGCCGTTCCCGGCCCCACCGCGCGCCCCGCCGCGGCGGCGGGCCCCGCCGGCCGGGCCTGGCCCCCGATCTCCGCCAGCGTGACGCCGTAGGTGAGCACCTCGCCGCCGGCGTTGGCCACGCCGAGAACGCGCTCGGTCTTCTGCCCCCGGGTCAGGGTCGCCACCAGCGACGCCGGCGTCACCGCCACGTCCGGGAACTGCTCCTCCCCGGTGGGGGGCAGCACGATGTCGTCGAGCCAGGCCGTGTCCTGCCCGCGGCTCACGGCCGGATCCTTCAGGTAGATCCACTCGAAGGTGTGGTGCCCCTTGGCCACGTCGACGCTGTGGAAGGTCCAGTCGACCTCGCCCGACCAGCCCGTGACGATCCGGTCGTCGATGCGGAACTGCAGGCCGTCGAAGCCCTCCTCCGACGACACCTTGAACCGGAAGCTGAGCTCGCCCGGCTCGGACACGTAGTAGGCCAACGCGAGGCCGGAGCTCTCGTCGTTGATCACGTCGGCCGCCCGCGCGCTGGCCGCGCCGGCGAAGAAGGTCGTCGTGTCGATCTGCCAGGGGAAGTCGCCCGTGGCCGTCCAGGGAAAGCTGAGGAAGCCGCCCGACTCCCAGTCCTCGCGGTTGAGCACCGGCAGGTCGAAGTCGAGGGTGAGGTCGGCGGCGAGAGCGACCGTCGCCACCACCGCGCCGAGGTCGGGGGCGTCGGCGCGCAGCTCGTAGACCGCGCCCACAGGCAGGGTCAGGGCGTACGATCCCGCCCCGTCGGACAGGGCCGGCGCCACCGGCGTTCCGAGGGCCCGCACGGCCGCGCCCGCCACCGCCAGGCCGTCCGGTCCCCGCACCGTGCCGCTGACCACGGCCGACGGCAGCGGCGTCAGGGCGATGTCGCCGGCGACGCTGCCCCCGTCGGGGATCACCGCGACCCGCGAGCCGGGGAAGTAGCCGAACGAACGGGCCACCATCACCACCGGACCCGCATACATGGTCAGGCTGTAGCGGCCGAGGGCGTCGGCCACGGTGGTGCTGTAGCCCTCCTCGTGGGTGATCACCGCCCCCGGCACCGGGGCGCCCGACACCGCGTCGCTGACCACGCCGGCCACCGTCCCGATGCCCTGCTGCACCGCGAGCACCGCCGCGTAGGCGTCCACGAGGCCGTGTCCGCTCGCGTTGTCCTCGCCGGGATCGCCCAGGTCGCGGGCGGTGGCCAGGAGCAGGTCCTTGATGGTCACGGGGTCGACGTCCGGGTTGGCCTGCCGCATGAGGGCCACCACCCCCGCCACGTGCGGCGTGGCCATGGAGGTGCCGCTCAGCACGCCGTAGCCGCCGCCGGGAAACGCCGAGAGGATCGAGTCGCCGGGCGCGCTCACCTCGGGCTTGATGGCGTCGAGCCCGCCGCAGCCCGACGGCCCGCGGCTCGAGAAGCCGGCCACCGGCCAGGGGGCGAACGACGAGGTCGCCCCCACCGCGAAGCAGTTGTAGGGATTGCTCGCCCGGTCGGCCGGCGACCGCACGGTCCCGCCGCCCGGTCCCTCGTTGCCGGCGGCCCACACGAGCACGACGCCCGCCGCCTCGCAGTTGTCGATCATCTCCCACCAGCGGCTGTCGCAGTCGACGTAGCCGGCGAAACTCTCGTTCACGCCCCAGCTGTTGTTCACCACGTCGGGCACGTCGTCCAGGGTGGCCGGATCGCCGTCCGGGTCGGTCATGAACTCCAGCGACGAGAGGATGGCGTTGTCGAAGATGGCCGCGGTGGCCACGATGCCGTTGGTCGCGATCCACTGGGCACCCGGGGCGACGCCGATGGTGTCCCCGGCCGCCACGCCCGCGGCGATGCCGAGCACATGGGTGCCGTGGCCGGTCACGTCCGTGGGCAGGGCCTGGCCGCGCTGCGCCACGTCGCGCCAGGCCTCGGCCGTCGGCGCGAAGTTTCCCCGCCAGCGCGCGGCGAAGGCGGGGTGCGCGACG
This window encodes:
- a CDS encoding DUF493 domain-containing protein; translated protein: MDLDGGQRPDIEYPCPWDFKVIGTCEESLRGAVRDCLAASLNGDFGDREFELGLSRTSSGGKYVSLCLNLMVMDEPERNAIFASLAGHPEIRMVI
- a CDS encoding sulfite exporter TauE/SafE family protein; this translates as MPETIFTGPALYALTCAVLVVAQLVYVLFGFGSGLITVGALALVFPDLRDPVVMVLLVNLPAEVLVSWRSRHEIRWRPIMGLGAGIAVGIPVGAWLLERVPTTPLLKALGVFLVLVGAVFAALPPGGRWRPRGALAPPVGLVSGVLNGLFGTGGPPVIIWYHLADVGKSAFRANLMTIFLLMTLVRAPSYAAAGLITTPRLWSALAVAPAVVCGAWWGHRAHVRISERTFRRLVALLLAVIGAGLLAR
- a CDS encoding S8 family serine peptidase, with protein sequence MPRRFACLLLLFTALGAVPDTVPGATAGTLSPGLARLLAAKTDPEPLTVLVVLADRVDAPALAADLRARRLPRAERHRRVVTALQERARASQRELLADLERGGPGGGVAGFTPHWLLNAVVVRADAAAIRALAARPDVARVEVDLVPALVEPVAPPQPRAKAAAGSGIAPGVVAVGARRVWDELGFDGTGTLIGLIDSGADVAHPAFAARWRGNFAPTAEAWRDVAQRGQALPTDVTGHGTHVLGIAAGVAAGDTIGVAPGAQWIATNGIVATAAIFDNAILSSLEFMTDPDGDPATLDDVPDVVNNSWGVNESFAGYVDCDSRWWEMIDNCEAAGVVLVWAAGNEGPGGGTVRSPADRASNPYNCFAVGATSSFAPWPVAGFSSRGPSGCGGLDAIKPEVSAPGDSILSAFPGGGYGVLSGTSMATPHVAGVVALMRQANPDVDPVTIKDLLLATARDLGDPGEDNASGHGLVDAYAAVLAVQQGIGTVAGVVSDAVSGAPVPGAVITHEEGYSTTVADALGRYSLTMYAGPVVMVARSFGYFPGSRVAVIPDGGSVAGDIALTPLPSAVVSGTVRGPDGLAVAGAAVRALGTPVAPALSDGAGSYALTLPVGAVYELRADAPDLGAVVATVALAADLTLDFDLPVLNREDWESGGFLSFPWTATGDFPWQIDTTTFFAGAASARAADVINDESSGLALAYYVSEPGELSFRFKVSSEEGFDGLQFRIDDRIVTGWSGEVDWTFHSVDVAKGHHTFEWIYLKDPAVSRGQDTAWLDDIVLPPTGEEQFPDVAVTPASLVATLTRGQKTERVLGVANAGGEVLTYGVTLAEIGGQARPAGPAAAAGRAVGPGTAPSPAPSAKGVEPAATVVIRPTGAGGPDGYGYTWTDSDAPDGPLFGWVDLPGGGQALPPADDYSHGPVALGFPFVFYGAPRDTVRIDTNGFLSFASTGSPYLNAPLPDGAAPHAVVAAFWDDLDPSAGGLVSWWADGANDRFLVQYTDVPRYGTDELVTCQVELAADGSITCRYAAVGTAGSCTVGIENDASDDGLTAVHDAPGALRPGYAIRFEPPGFLPWVSVSPLAGTVAPGGADEVQVRFDATGLAAGPHVAVLTVASNDPDQPVAVVSLVLYVNEVTAAPEGDLPAAVALSGAVPNPFNPRTEVRYALPRATDVSLRVHDVRGHLVRELVAGRRPAGRHAAVWDGTDAAGRAVASGTYFARLVADGEVRVTRMALVR